The Nitrospirota bacterium DNA segment TGGCCGCTTTCCGTTCCCCGGGCTTTAAATAACAGTTTCGGGAACTCATCGCAAGACCATCCGGTTCTCTGACCGTCGGCATCACCTCTAATTTAACGGGAATAAAAAAATCATGAATCATTTTCCTGACAATAACGGTTTGCTGAAAATCCTTTGCTCCCATAAAGAGCCAATCCGGCTGAACAATATTCAAGAGTTTCAAAACAATGGTCGCGACACCCTGAAAATGCCCGGGCCGGCTCGCGCCGCATAATCGTTCCGACAATTTCTCAATCTTCACCATCGCCAGGGGATTTTTTCCGATTATTTCATCCGCTTCCGGAAGAAAAAGGTGATGGGCTCCTGCGTCACGGCATTTTTGAGCATCTCCCATGGGGTCTCGAGGGTACTTTTCAAGATCTTCGTCGGGACCAAATTGCAATGGATTGACAAAAACAGAAACCACGACCTGAGGACATCTTCGAACCGCCTCTTTGATGAGCGAAGTATGCCCTTCATGAAGGAACCCCAGGGTTGGAACAAACCCGATAGGTTGATTGTTTTTACGCAAAGAAGCGGAAATGGCCTGCATTTCTTCGAGGCTGACGATCTCTTTCATCGGAAAGGTACTCTTCTATATTCAGGGGCCTTCGAGAAATTCACTCTCAATGCCCCCAAACCCCAAGTTCCGCGCTGGCAGAGCAGTCGCTTCACTTATTTAATTTTCATCGGATTGTAATATTGTATTCCGGTTTTCATTAGACGGATTTGCTTAAGAAGGTCTTCGAGCTCTTCACGGGATTTAACAAAATCAATATCATTCGTCTGAATCACCAGAAGAGGAGATTCACTATAATTGAAAAAGAACTGATTGTAATTTTCAATGAGAACCTGAAGATATTCTTCTTCAATTTCTTTCTCAAAATCACGGCCTCGTTTTTTAATGCGCTGAAAAAGCGTTTTAGGTTCCGCTTGAAGATAGATCACCAGATCCGGTTTTGGAATTTGAGCGGTTAATAACTGCTGAATCTGCTGGTAAAGATTAAACTCTTCATCATTTAAATTAATAGAAGCAAAGATTTTGTCTTTCGCGTATAAATAATCCAAAATGGTGCTTTTTGAAAAGAGATCGAGTTGAAAGAGCTCTTGCTGCTGGCGGTATCGCGAAAAAAGAAAGAAAAGCTGGGTCTGAAAAGCATATTGTTCAGGCTGGTGATAAAATTTAGCTAAAAAAGGATTTTCCTCCGCTTTTTCCAAAAGAACCCGCCCCTTTAACTCCTTCGCTAAAATTTGAGCAAAAATGGTCTTTCCAACGCCAATCGGCCCTTCAATCGCAATATAACGGTGGTCCTTTCCCTGTTCTTTCATTTCACGGCCCGTGTTGGATCAAACCGGCCAGGCAATCTTTTAACCTGTCCCGTTGAAGGATTCTCTTTTAAAAGTTCCTGAACGCTCTTTTTAAAAACCGGATGGTTCCATTGAGGGGCAATTTCAGCCAATGGAATGAGGACAAAATTTCTTAAATGGAGGCGGGGATGAGGAACTTTTAAACCAGGATCCTGAATGATTTGATCGCCGTAAAAGAGAAGGTCGAGGTCTAATGTCCGCGGAGTTTCAAACCCTTCCCGAACTCTCCCATAATTTTTCTCAATCCGCATCAGTTCTTTAAGCAGATCTTCTGCGGAGATTTCGGATTGGACCTGAATGACCGCGTTGATAAAGAAAGGCTGGGGTGTTTCGGAGACAGGGTCGGTTTCATATAACGAAGACCGGACAACCGCTTTTGTTGATTTTAAGCTTCCGATTTCGTCAATGGCGTTTTGAATCGTCATTTCCCGGTCTCCGAGATTGGATCCCAATCCCACAAATACAATCATTTCAGAGGCCCAGAACGGCTTCCATGTCATACAACCCCGGATCCCGGTCTGCCACCCACGCCGCCGCCATCAACGCTCCCTTTGCAAAATTGTCCCGGGAGGTCGCCTTATGGGTAATTTCCAAACGTTCCCCGATTCCCGCAAAATAAACCGTATGTTCCCCGACGATATCTCCCGCTCTTACCGATTGTATTCCGATCTCCTTCTTTCTTCGCTCGCCGATAATCCCCTCCCGGTGATAAACCGCAACATTCTCTATTTTTTCATCAATGGCTTTTGCCAAAATTTCCGCCATCCTGATTGCAGTTCCGCTGGGGGCATCTTTTTTCAGATGATGATGCAATTCCACAATTTCCATATCGTAATCCCAGCCTAACTTTAAGGCCACGTCATGCAAGACCTTAAACATCATATTGATGCCAATGCTCATATTTGGAGAGTAAACGACGGGAATATTTTCAGAGGCCTGATTCAGCATTTTTAATTGTGCTTTTGTCAGGCCGGTCGTTCCGATGACCAGGGGAATTTTATTTTTCTCAGCCCACGGTAAAGACGCCAGGGTTGACTCTGGAACCGTAAAGTCGATGCAAATTGTTTTTGTTTCGAGTTCCGACGGGAGCGTTGCTGAAACTTGAATTCCACTTTTTTCCAGGCCAACCGTTTCTCCTGCGTCTTTACCCACAAAGGGATGACCCGGAACTTCCACTGCGCCGGCCAGCCGAAAGTGTTTATCTTTTATCACAAGGGAGATCAATTGGCTCCCCATTCTACCGCCAGCCCCTTTGATCAAAACATTTACAGGTGTCCCTTTTGTCATTCTCTGCGGCCTTTTCTGATTAGATGAGTTTAAACTCTTTTAAAACCCTCTTTAACTTCTCCTGGTTTAAATCCGACAACGGCGTGAGAGGCAGGCGAAGATCGTTGGAACACTTTCCCATAAAATGAAGAGCCGCTTTGACGGGAATCGGATTTGTTTCAATAAACATCGCATCGTGAAGGGGAAGGTATTGATAATGAACCTCCCGGGCCTTCTCAATCTTCCCGTCATTGAACAAATGAATCATGCTCTGTAAAGCGTTTGGAAGGATATTTGCCGTAACCGAGATGACCCCCTTTCCTCCAATGGCCAGAATCGGGAGGGTTAACCCATCATCCCCTGACAGCAGCGCCAGGCGGTCTCCGCAAAGCCGGATAATTTCCATCATCTGAACCAGTGAGCCTGAAGCTTCCTTAATCGCGACAATCCTTTCAAATCCGGCCAGTCTTGCCACTGTTTCAGGAGCCATATTGACTCCGGTCCTCCCCGGAATATTATATAGAATTAAAGGAAGGCCTGTTTGATCGTGAATTTCTTTGTAATGCCGGTATAACCCTTCCTGGGTCGGTTTATTATAATAAGGCGTCATTAGCAGAGCGCCGTCTGCCCCGGCGTTTTCCGCAAACCGGGTGAGCATGATTGCTTCATCCGTGCTGTTTGAACCGGTACCGGCGATGACCTGAACCCTTCCCTTTACCGCTTTAATGGCAAAATCAATGACTTCCCTATGCTCCTCATGATTTAACGTGGCCGATTCTCCCGTAGACCCGCATGGAACGATTCCATCAACACCGGCAGAAACCTGAAATTCAATTAATTCGGCCATCGTTTTTGGGTCGAATTTTCCGTTTTTAAACGGCGTAATAATGGCCGTGATCACCCCTTTAAATTGGACTTTTTTCATCGTTATAACCTCATTATTTTTTTCTTTATTTTAACTGGATCTAATATTGCCAGGCGTCTTCGAAAAGAAAACCTTCAAAGACCGTCCTTGCATCCCCCTCGAGAAAAATTTTAGAAAACTCTCCCTGGGCCGCTTTAAAATAGATTTTTAAAGGAATGTTCCCTTTAGGATAAACAGTCACCGGAGAAGACATTTTATACACACGATGGCCCAATAATGCGGCCGCCGCAGCACCGGTTCCGCAGGCAAGGGTTTCAGCCTCAACTCCC contains these protein-coding regions:
- a CDS encoding pantoate--beta-alanine ligase, whose amino-acid sequence is MKEIVSLEEMQAISASLRKNNQPIGFVPTLGFLHEGHTSLIKEAVRRCPQVVVSVFVNPLQFGPDEDLEKYPRDPMGDAQKCRDAGAHHLFLPEADEIIGKNPLAMVKIEKLSERLCGASRPGHFQGVATIVLKLLNIVQPDWLFMGAKDFQQTVIVRKMIHDFFIPVKLEVMPTVREPDGLAMSSRNCYLKPGERKAARVLYRAMKKGEETFRKGEQRVSVLRAVIENEIKNEPLSKIDYVRIVHPENLDEIEVVAREAVILLAVWIGKTRLIDNVKLNV
- a CDS encoding deoxynucleoside kinase, whose amino-acid sequence is MKEQGKDHRYIAIEGPIGVGKTIFAQILAKELKGRVLLEKAEENPFLAKFYHQPEQYAFQTQLFFLFSRYRQQQELFQLDLFSKSTILDYLYAKDKIFASINLNDEEFNLYQQIQQLLTAQIPKPDLVIYLQAEPKTLFQRIKKRGRDFEKEIEEEYLQVLIENYNQFFFNYSESPLLVIQTNDIDFVKSREELEDLLKQIRLMKTGIQYYNPMKIK
- the folK gene encoding 2-amino-4-hydroxy-6-hydroxymethyldihydropteridine diphosphokinase → MIVFVGLGSNLGDREMTIQNAIDEIGSLKSTKAVVRSSLYETDPVSETPQPFFINAVIQVQSEISAEDLLKELMRIEKNYGRVREGFETPRTLDLDLLFYGDQIIQDPGLKVPHPRLHLRNFVLIPLAEIAPQWNHPVFKKSVQELLKENPSTGQVKRLPGRFDPTRAVK
- the dapB gene encoding 4-hydroxy-tetrahydrodipicolinate reductase, translating into MTKGTPVNVLIKGAGGRMGSQLISLVIKDKHFRLAGAVEVPGHPFVGKDAGETVGLEKSGIQVSATLPSELETKTICIDFTVPESTLASLPWAEKNKIPLVIGTTGLTKAQLKMLNQASENIPVVYSPNMSIGINMMFKVLHDVALKLGWDYDMEIVELHHHLKKDAPSGTAIRMAEILAKAIDEKIENVAVYHREGIIGERRKKEIGIQSVRAGDIVGEHTVYFAGIGERLEITHKATSRDNFAKGALMAAAWVADRDPGLYDMEAVLGL
- a CDS encoding 4-hydroxy-tetrahydrodipicolinate synthase, which gives rise to MKKVQFKGVITAIITPFKNGKFDPKTMAELIEFQVSAGVDGIVPCGSTGESATLNHEEHREVIDFAIKAVKGRVQVIAGTGSNSTDEAIMLTRFAENAGADGALLMTPYYNKPTQEGLYRHYKEIHDQTGLPLILYNIPGRTGVNMAPETVARLAGFERIVAIKEASGSLVQMMEIIRLCGDRLALLSGDDGLTLPILAIGGKGVISVTANILPNALQSMIHLFNDGKIEKAREVHYQYLPLHDAMFIETNPIPVKAALHFMGKCSNDLRLPLTPLSDLNQEKLKRVLKEFKLI